The DNA region AAAACTATCGTTCAACCAAGACCATTTTGGAAGCGTCTAACACCCTAATTGCCAATAACACTGAACGTATGGGTAAAGAGCTTTGGACTGATGGTGTTGTCGGTGAGCCTATCTCAGTTTACAGCGCTTACAACGAATTGGATGAAGCGCGTTTTGCGGTTAACAAAATCAAAGAGTGGCAAGAAAAAGGCGGCGCACTGAATGACGCTGCCATGCTCTACCGTAACAACGCCCAATCGCGTGTTCTGGAAGAAGCCTTGATTCAAGCTGGCCTGCCTTACCGTATCTACGGTGGTATGCGATTCTTCGAACGTCAGGAAATCAAAGACGCCTTGAGCTACATGCGTTTGATCGCTAACCGTAACGATGACGCCGCATTTGAGCGTGTAGTTAATACACCCACGCGTGGCTTGGGTGATAAAACTCTAGAAACCATTCGCTTTGCAGCGCGTGATCGCGGTTGCACCATGTGGGAAGCGAGTATGGTCATGCTTGAGGAGCAAGTATTACCAGGCCGAGCGGCAGGGGCATTAAGCCGTTTTATTGAGTTGGTGACAGCACTAGAAGATGACACGTTAGAAATGCCTCTGCATCATCAGGCTGATCATGTCATTAAATACTCAGGTTTGTTCGCCATGTACGAGCAAGAGAAGGGTGAAAAGTCTAAGGCGCGTATTGAGAACTTGGAAGAATTGGTGACAGCAACTCGTCAATTCGAGAAACCAGAAGAAGCCGAAGACATGTCATTGCTGACGGCATTCCTAACCCATGCAGCATTAGAAGCGGGCGAAGGACAAGCAGATGAATTCGAAGATGCGGTTCAGCTAATGACATTGCACAGCGCGAAAGGTCTAGAGTTCCCGCTCGTGTTTATGGTTGGTGTGGAAGAAGGCATGTTCCCAAGTCAAATGTCGGCAGAAGAGGCGGGACGTTTAGAAGAAGAGCGTCGTTTGTGCTATGTAGGTATGACTCGTGCGATGCAGAAGCTGTACATCACTTATGCTGAAATGCGCCGCTTGTACGGTCAGGATAAGTATCATAAGCCATCTCGCTTTATTCGTGAGCTACCAGAAGCATGTTTGGATGAAGTTCGTATGAAAGCACAAGTCAGCCGTCCTGCAAGCAGTGGCCGATTCAGCCAAACGGTCGTGAAAGATAGCTTCAATGAAACTGGCTTTACGCTGGGTTCTCGCGTCATGCATCCAAAGTTTGGTGAAGGTACCATCATCAACTTTGAAGGCAGCGGTCCACAAAGCCGTGTTCAGATTGCTTTTAATGGCGAAGGTATTAAGTGGTTAGTGACTGCTTACGCGAAACTAGAGAAACTGTAATACTTCACCAAACTAATCAACTTAAGAGCTGCTTCGGCGGCTCTTTTTGTTTGTGCTGTTTTTGTGTCGCTAATGCAGTAAAAAATGGAATGATAAATGGAGTGCAAAAGCGGCGATTTAACGATGTCGTTTGAAGTGAAAGGTGGGCGTTGTGGGTGAATGTCTACTTTCAGTAGATCTGCTGAGAAAAATTTTAGGCAAAGAAAAACCCCGAGGGCTTTCGCCCATCGGGGTTATAGTCTTACTCGCAGCAATCCGGCTACTAAGTGTGCTCCATGCATCTAATCCATGATAGTGTGCTGAATCCGTCAGCTTAATCCTTACGTCGCCATCCTAGCGGTGTCCTTGACCTTATCCTGGTCTGCTAACCATCCTCGTTAGCTCTCATCACTTGTTCCCTGAGCGGTGTCCCTGACATCATCCTGATGTTCAAATCCTTGCCTCGTCCAGAGGTGTCCATTTCCCGTCCTTAGTAGTAACCATCCTAGTCACTATTGATTCCGTTCAATGTCCAATTTTGCAATCCATGCCCGACTATTCATCCTGAATAACCGTTTCTTCTTCCTGAAGTTCACCAAGTCCGTGGTGTTTCCTGTTCCGTGTCAGCATCCTTCCGACAGGTTTAATATTACGTGTTTAGCGATTCCCAACAACGGGCTAATCTCACATTTTTTCACTCTCTTAGCGTTCAAAAAAGATACATAACCATTAAATTCAATAGCTTACGCTCTTTGTTGTACGGTTTTACCATTCAAAAAGAGAGGTTTGCTCAACCCTTTGTGAGAGATCTCGCACAAGGGGTCGAGCGAAAGACTCTTACTGCCCGATAGCGGCACCTTCACGCCTTGGATCGGCAGCGCCCTCAAGACCGCCTTTTGTTATACGTATCGCATGCAGTCCAGAGTTCAAATCACGAACATCAGTTTTAAAACCCATCTTCTCCAACTCAGGCTGTAAGCCTTCTGCAGCAGTACCTTGCTCAATATCTAAGGTGCCAAAACGGTTCAGTAATCGTGGCTGATTAATCGCGCTTTGGATGTCCATATCCCATTGCGTGTGGGCGATAATGGCTTGTGCGACGTAACCAATGATGCGGCTGCCGCCCGGTGAGCCAATTGCCATGTAAGGTTTATCATCCTTCATCATAATGGTTGGCGCCATGGATGAACGTGGGCGTTTGCCTGGTTCTAAGCGATTCGCGATTGGCACACCATCTTGATGCGTGCGGAAAGAGAAATCGGTAAGTTCGTTATTGAGCAAGAAGCCGCGCACCATCAAGCGTGAGCCAAAGGCGTTCTCAATGGTCGTTGTCATTGAAACCACATTGCCTTGCTTGTCGACGATATTGAAATGGCTGGTGGAAGGCAGCTCGATCGATTGGTCCATGCTTAAGTTCATGGCGTGGGACCAAGGAGGATTGCCAGCTTCAACCTTACTCAACGCTTTACCGACTTGAATGAGCTCAGCACGCTGTTTTAGATAGTCTTTATCAAGCAAGCCTTCGGTTGGCATTGGCACATAATCTTGGTCAGCCATGTATTTACCGCGATCCGCGAACG from Vibrio hyugaensis includes:
- the uvrD gene encoding DNA helicase II, whose translation is MMDPSLLVDGLNDKQREAVAAPLENLLVLAGAGSGKTRVLVHRIAWLMSVEQASPFSIMSVTFTNKAAAEMRGRIEELMMGSAGGMWNGTFHGICHRILRAHYLDAKLPEDFQIIDSDDQLRLLKRLIKAQNLDEKQWPARQVSWWINGKKDEGLRPSHIDAYHDPVTKTYLQLYTAYQEACDRAGLVDFAEILLRAHELLRDNKFVREHYQARFKHILVDEFQDTNNIQYAWLRMMAGPECHVMIVGDDDQSIYGWRGAKIENIEKFTLEFPSVNTIRLEQNYRSTKTILEASNTLIANNTERMGKELWTDGVVGEPISVYSAYNELDEARFAVNKIKEWQEKGGALNDAAMLYRNNAQSRVLEEALIQAGLPYRIYGGMRFFERQEIKDALSYMRLIANRNDDAAFERVVNTPTRGLGDKTLETIRFAARDRGCTMWEASMVMLEEQVLPGRAAGALSRFIELVTALEDDTLEMPLHHQADHVIKYSGLFAMYEQEKGEKSKARIENLEELVTATRQFEKPEEAEDMSLLTAFLTHAALEAGEGQADEFEDAVQLMTLHSAKGLEFPLVFMVGVEEGMFPSQMSAEEAGRLEEERRLCYVGMTRAMQKLYITYAEMRRLYGQDKYHKPSRFIRELPEACLDEVRMKAQVSRPASSGRFSQTVVKDSFNETGFTLGSRVMHPKFGEGTIINFEGSGPQSRVQIAFNGEGIKWLVTAYAKLEKL